The Mercenaria mercenaria strain notata chromosome 6, MADL_Memer_1, whole genome shotgun sequence genome contains the following window.
agatgacccttattgatttttgggtcactttattaaaggtcaaggccacagggggcagaacatggaaattcatttccgatcagttacttgagaaccatttgacctagaaccttcaaactttatagggtaaTAGGACTTGCAGAATAGATGAAccccattgattttggggtcactctattaaaggtcaagggaacttgagaaccacttgacccagaatgttgaaacttcataggatgattgaatatgcagagtagatgacccctgttgattttggggtcactctattaaagttcaaggtcgcagcaaacagaacatggaaaaccatttccgatcaataacttgagattcacttgacccaggatgttgaaacttcataggatgattgaacatgcagagtagatggccactgttgattttggggtcactctatttaagTTCAAGTTCGCAGCAAACAGAGCATGGAAATTCATTTCCgatcagttacttgagaaccatttgacctagaacctttaaacttaatAGGGTAATAGAACTTACAGAGTGGATGACCactactgtttttggggtcactccatcaaaggtcaaggtcacagggccctgaacatagaaaccatttccgatcattaacttgcgaaccacttgacctagaatgtctaaacttcataggatgagtgggacatgcagagtacatgacccctattgattttggggtcactctaataaatgtcaaggtcacaggagccagaacatggaaattcatttccgatcagtaactttagaaccatttgacctagaaccttaaacAACTCAGTTGCTCTGAGATTGCCGCCATTGAGATGTATAATATTCCAATAATGGTAACACCTATGTATCATAAAATTGCTTCCCTGGTTTAGACATAAAACAATGTGTGTAACACAACTACTCAACAATAGAGAAGAAAAAAGATACAAGGTGAATGTTCATTCTAATATATCTGGATATATCTCTGGCTTTCTGTAATTATCTCCcctttataaacaaaacaaaaaatactgatAATAACACATAAGTTTCTACCTTATTCTTATTCTACAtaataaatgcaataaatttacaaataattgaataattttatttgaaggaAACGCATATTTTACCTCcttttattttgtctttatcaCAGATAATAATGCTCTAAATGGTAAATATTACCATTTATAAGACAAATAGTAtggttgatttaaacatattttgtttaaaagtatgcatgttgtttatattttgtcAATGCCTGTGAGAAAGTAGCAGATTACAGCGATTTGTCTCCCTTTAAACATAAACCGACAAAATGTAGAATTATGTCTTCCCTataggtgggggagacatattgtttttgccttcgccgtccGTCCGATTTAAGCTTGTCCAGTTTTCACAGGTCAAAACTGCTGGcaggatttcgacgaaacttcacaggagtgatcagtaccaagcctagttttgcaATTCGCCGGcccgttccgcttcgctgcacaaattggccgcaagagctaaaaatagaaaaatgtccggctttcacaggtcaaaactgctggccggatttcgacgaaaattcataggagtgatcagtaccaagcctagttgcgcatatcgccgacacgttccacttcgctgcacaaaatgaccgccagagctaaagatatACATAGCAGGAAgacatttatatgtttttgtgacaaaaacaccttctaatTTAATGTTCTGTTTGAACTTGTTTTACAGAGTGTAGCATGATTAAAATGTTACCAATGAGAGACTGGATGTTTAAACTTTCGtcaggctccgccccctattttcagagttatggcccctgaaatagtcaaaaatgcacattttcaccttgtgacatgcctagctcaaaaagtatttgatatagattcatgaaaccttgcatgagtcttgattatgatatgaacttgcgcaccttctatttttcatctggctccgccccctattttcagagttatggcccctgaaatagtcaaaaatgcacattttcacattgtgacacgcctagctcaaaaagtatttgatatagattatgatatgaacttgcgcacctcctatttttaaccttcccccccccccccccccccccccgtccattttcagagttatggcctctgaaatagtcaaaaatgcacattttcaccttgtgacacgcctagctcaaaaagtatttgatatagattcatgaaaccttgcacgagtcttaatcatgatatgaacttgcgcacttcctatatttcattttggtctgccccctattttcagagttatggcccctgaaatagtcaaaaatgcacattttcaccttgtgacatgcctagcttaaaaagtatttgatatagattcatgaaaccttgcatgagtcttgcacctcctattttacatttgggtccgccccttatttttagagttatggcccctgaaatagttaaaaatgcacattttcaccttgtgacgcacctagctcaaaaagtatttaatataaatggttgaaaacttgcataagtcttttttcatgatataaacttgcacacctctaattatttggctggctccacccccttttttaaagttatggcccctgaaatagtaaaaaaatgcacttttctcCTGATGTGCATAGCTCAAAAAAAGTATTagaattcaggaaaccttgctggagtctttatcgtgatgtgaccttgcacatttggcattccTCTTCAGAATcatagctcttattacagagttatggcccttgaaatggccaaaatagtggattttttgtttgtgatgctcatagctcaaaaagtatagggcctagaataatgaatccttttcataaaatgtttgttgaggctataccccattaagactgcaaacatttgaattattgccccttatttgtgacaaatgtaccagtgaggGGGGGGggaccctgtgtcctacagacacattctagttctgtGGTAACTTGTGTCGgcaagacacttttttgtattcatttttagtgtatctttattattagagatttttatattgaCATCATCCCTTGTCCTGGGctcatatactagtattacttatatgtgccgcgaaagcccaggatgaagtactccaattaagtattaagtttttttatattttagattattctaagtatttttaaaatttcttatggttgccattcttctgtgacaggaccgtattgtgggggtataagtcactcctgtgacagttgtAGTTgaagtgggttcgagcctcgctcgtaACGtcgaattctttatgtgaggaagccatcggTCTGGTCAACGGATGGTCAgtggttctacgcaggtgcccGCCCGTTAAtcccaacagaaacaaaaactgtCCAGTCCATAACCTACTGGTTATAAACAATTGACCAAACATTTACCCAGATATTATATCAGTtaccattttcattaaaattgaccaaatattttcatattctttgCGCGTCTTTGGCAACATGAGGTAACCTCACTTGGCAAGTTTcataactttgacttgcattTTGGCAATATTATGTTcctttttcaacataaaaatgcTAAAGCTTTAGTACGTTAAGGTTGTATTAGATGGGAGTGCTTCAATAGTTGTACATGCTGTCATacagctttttttaaaaagcaaaaaaaatgctGATGTGGTAGGGCGGGATCTGATCCAAACTAGAAGCATGAGATTGTtagtttaaaaaatgataatgttgTCGTAATTGCTTAGACATTTATTGCAAGTTGAATATCGAACTAAACAATAGTAGTTATCTTATAGATCTTTTATAGAGATATAATAATGTTTAGTCAAGATATTTAAAACTGATGCtatttcttaaatgttatatttatctattttcagGAAGAGTTAAAAGTGAAAAGATGTCTGTGATTATTCGGCTACAGGGCTTGTCCTGGTCCGCTAGCGCCATGGATATCCGAAATTTCTTCAAGGGTTTGAGTATCCCTCCAGGAGGTGTTCGAATCATTGGTGGTGAGAACGGTGATGCTTTTATAGCTTTTTCTACAGACGAAGATGCGCGACAAGCAATGATGCTAACGAACAAACCGCTAAATGATATTCCTGTGCAGTTATTTCTAAGTAGTAAAACCGAAATGCAGAATACCATATCGCAAGCCAAAGATAAAGCCCCGAGTGTTTCTGCACCAGCGGCACCGGCTGTCAGTACGAAtcttgcatcaacattattaagtCAACAGATACCATCAGTGCAGCAAATATCCCAAGCTTTTCCAGCCGTAGGTCAAATTATGGGTTCATTAGGCATTCAACAGTCAACACAAGTTGATCAGTTTCAGAGTGGATTTAACAGGACTGTGCCTCAGGTTAATATGTCACTGTCTTCGGGTTTCTTGGACAATTCTAATTCGAacaatcaacaacaaaaaatacaatcGAAAGAAAAAAGTATGAATCAGTATGAACAGGAGTTACCAGGTGAATATGCAGTTGGAGGTATCCAAGGCTTAAATAAACAGTCAGATGTTAAGTCCAATACACAGAGACAGCTAGGGTTTGGCGATCACTTAGGTGCTTCGTATAACAAAAATCAGACAGATGTAGTCAATCAAGGATTTCCAAATACTCAACAAAATCATGGAAGTCTAGGTCCAAAAGGTAACTTTCGCGGAGAAGTTTACTTTCCACAGACAGATTTTCATCCACCAGGCTCTCATAATCAACCATGGGAAAACAGTAACCAGCAGCAAAACCTAAATCAAAATAATCCAAATATGGCATTTGGAAATAAACAGCCGTTTAACAACCAGCCTGGTAACTTCCAAGGTCATGGGAAGCCTATCTATGGTGGCCAAAGCGTTACCAGCAGTCAGCAGTTTGGTCATGGTAAACCATTTCAAAGTGAAAATACCGTTATGAGTAATTTGCAATCTTTTCCAGGAGTACGTCCGAATTTTCCCGTTAACAACAGACCAGGTGACCCAAACCTCATGCCAAACAAAAGACAAAGCGACCCGAACTTTCCTCAAAGTAATAGGCCAGATGTCCATAACTATCCCCCAAGCAACAGACCAGGTGATCCTAACATTCCAACTAGCAATAAACCAAGTGACTCGAACTTTCCGCCAGGCAACAGACAAGGTGATCCTAACCTTCCACCAAGCAGCAGACCAGGTGACCCGAACTTTCCTTTTAGCAAAAGATCTGGTGACTTAAGCTTTCCATCGGACAACAAATCAAATGAATCATCATTTCTGTCTAGTGGTCATCCTACTGATTTTCCTAATACACAAACAACAGGCATACATTTTCCACAAAGAAGTGTTCCAAATGATGTTAGTCATTTACAGGGTAGTCGGCAGAGTCAGTTAAATATTCCACCATCTAGTCGGTCACAAACTCAGAATCTTCCTTTAGTTAGTCGGCAAGATGATTCGAAGTTTCTTGCAACTACTCTCCCTTTCGATTTAAGTTTTACACAAGCAAGTATGCCAAACAAGTCTACCTTACCACCTAGACCTCGCCAGTCAGCTTCAAGGTTCTCTCCTGCAATAGTTTCTAGTGAGGCAAATAATCCACCAGTGAGTCGCATTAGTGGTACAAATTTTCCCCAAAGTTCTCAGCctaatgacccatattcaactaAGTCAACATactctacaccaggagaaacagcgAATAAAATTGAATCAGGACGATTATCTATGGCTAGTAAAACTAATGTTCCAGCTGATAAATCGTCAGGAGGTTTAATTTTGTCAAATAAGCGGGACGAGTTTGGTAGAAATGTACCATATACAGGACGTGAGGGAAACTTGAGCGATTCTTCAAGAACACCTACTCAGGATGAAAAATATGACGATTCAAGAGATTCCTCTGATACACGGTTAAGAGATTCAAACAGAAGGAGTAGCCGAGACAGAGACCGATCCCGCGATCGTTCTAGCCGACGTGATAGCCCACGTGATCGTGATCGAAGGGATAGAGACCGAGGTCGAAGAGACAGAGACGATGACAGAAGGTCAAGGAGAGATCGTGATAAGGACCGCGATCGTGACAAAAGGCCAAGAGAACGTGACAGTGAAAGGTATGAGAAAAGTCGAGAATCAAAAGATAAAGACCGAAAAACTAGTCCTGCTAGGGATTTAAATCGAAAAGCAAGAAAAAGATCTTTGTCACCCAGTAGTAAAAACAAGAACGAAAACGAAAAGAAGTTGCAGATTGAAAAAGCTGGACAATCACCTGTTGTTAAACGAGATGTTACTGATAACAAAGTGAAGTCATCAGTTGGGAATTCCAGTTCTGATAGTAAATCTGTAGACAAGACTTCCAGTTTATTAGAAAAAGATATTGAAAAGAAGGCTAGCACTGGGGCTCATCCATTGTTCCCAGTTGTTCCACTGCCAAAGAGTGGCAGAGGTTTACTTGGTGAGGCACCAGTTACGTTATCAGAAAATGTAAACCCAGGTTTTGGAAACTTTAACCCGTCAACATCCCTGATGAGCAGTTTAAATGGACAAAAAGTTACTGGTATTGGAGGCGTAAACGCAGGACCTCTGTTAAATACACCTGTCGAAGCTGTACCAAAAGATTTCAGAGGATATGAGCCGTCAGGTGGATTCCCAGGTCCTAGAGCAGATATTCCACCGTCTGACATGGGCATTGCTTCGCAATCTGGATTTCAAAAGAGGTCTGTTGATGGGCATAGTGGTAAGGGGGTCGGGGAGCAGTCGCAAACATTTGAATATGGGCATTCTGGTGGTATGGTGGGGCAGATAAACCGAGAAAGACCATTTGATAACAGATCTGATTTCCGTGGGTCTCGTTTCACAAGACACGCACAGTTGGATACAGGCATGCCTTCTGCTGATTATAGAGAACTTGATAGAGATATACCTCATTATGATCAACCAGAATTTCACAATAATCAACAGCATCCTAGATTTAATAGAGGTCAAGGAGGTAGAGATGGACCTCCGTCTTTTGTTGACAGAAATCAGCGTGGTTTTCAAAGCCCAGATCGCGAAGGGCCATTCAGGCAAATGGGTGGTCCACCATTTGATGATCGTCGGTCAGAGGCTTTTAGAGGGCCAACACAAGGCCCTGGTCCTGACAGTACGGCTCCCCcttttaatgaaagaaatactcATATTCAGGGGCGTGAAGGTCGCCGCAGTCTTCTAGGTGATGGTGGAATGCAGCGTGATTTTAGAGGACCAGGCTATGATCGTTTTCCTGATGGACCGGCATTTGATGAAGGAATGCAACGTTATGAAAGCTTACCACCTGATTTTCGGGGACAACCGCAAGGTCAGTATGAAACGCATGGCAGacattttaatgacagaaatacAAATGAGAGTCGAGTGATGCCAAGTCTGTTGGATGACATTCCGTTCGGAAACAGACGAGAATTTCAAGGCCGTCCTGGAAGAGATCTCCCACCGCGTCGGGAGGGTCCTCAATCTGATTTCAGAGATGAGCCCTCTTTTGAGCGCGGACGCGATAAAGAAGATCGGAAAATATTTGAACATGCAGGAAGAAATGATCACAGTTTTGACAGAAGGAGCAGTGGACTTCGCAGTCGGCAAGGTCAAGAAGATTTCAACGGACCTGCAGATTTTAGAGGACATGAAATGGATGACAGACATTTTAATCGCGAACAAAATGAGTCTAGAGATAAAAGGCCGCCTTTTGATAATCGAGGTCGAGAGTTCGGTGGACCTCAGGGGCGAGATTTTGATAGAATGTCAGGGAATATTCGTGGTCCTAACATGGGCCAGCAGAATAACCGTGATATGCACAGAGACAATGAAAGTAGCTATATGCAGTCAGACCGGGATAGGGATCGTCGTTCGTTTGACAGAGATGGGACATCGTTTGAGCGTGAAAGGGGTGACTTTAATAGACGAGACAAGTACGATAATAGATTTTCAGGAAGATATGAAGATCATGCAGACGCAACAAGAGATCGATCAAATGAACGTGGCCGAGATGAAAGAAACAGAGAACAACATGGCTACAAAAATGAGCGAGATCGATCAACATTTAGAGATGACAGGAAACGTGACAATGATGAAAGGCGAAATAGAGGTGATGACAACTCAAATGACAAAAGATCTTCagcaaatgataaaaatgaattaaaagtgaGTAGTGAAAAACAGAGTGAAAATAAGAACGAAGCAAAACCTAGTGAGAAAAACGTTGATTTAAAAGAGAATACGTTAGCATCAGAAGCCACAAAGGGGTCTGCGTTATGTTCTGTAGTCTTGGAAAATATTCCCGTTGAAACAACTTATAAGGACATTCGTAAGTTATTTGCTGGTCTAGAACTACCAAAGGATGGCATCAAGATATTGAATAACAACGAaggaaaacgaataggaaaagcTTTTGTAAGGTTTGGTTCTCAAGAATCGTTCAAGAAAGGACTTCAGAAGGACAGAACCAGACTAGGAAATAAAATTATGGTAATAAAACCGGTACCACGGAAAGAATTTGATAACGCAATTGATTCATACCTACCTcctgatgatgacgatgatgtaGCTCCCGATCTCGACATGTGTAACTCATTAAGTGCAACATTAAGGGCATTGAAAGGTGAACCACAACTTAAAATGCAGAAGAAATCTGTTACACCTAATACAAAAGACTTTGTCGTGAAGATAAGTCTTTTGCCTGAATATGCTAAGGTACAACACATAAAATCCTATTTTGAGGGTTTCGGTATTGCGAAAAATGGAGAGGCAATAGTTGTTGAGTCCAGTCGTTTTAAAACTTGCACAGGACTGGGTTATGTAGAGTTTGCAGACGAAAGTTCATTTAAAAGAGCTCTGAATCTAAAGAAGATGCTTGATAGGAAAACTATTAAACTTACTCATGGGAGTAAAAAAGAGATGAAtgatttaatgaataaaatgaaatcaGAAACTAACAGTAAAGTATCGGATAAAAGTGCTGATGGACGTAAAGATGAGAAAACGAATACAAAAAGTGAACATAAAGAGGCTAAGGAGAGTGGAATTGAAAGTAATCAAGCTAAAATAAGTGACACTGTTAAAACGCCCAAAGTCTCAAAAGAGTCCACAGTCGCGAGTACTGAACCGTCAAAAACACCGCCTGTCAAATTGTCCCCAGCTTGTACATGCCTTAGAGTGAGAAATATTCCAAAGACAATGAAAGTGTTTGAGCTGCGCAGTTTATTTGAGGGCGTAGGCGTTAGTGTTAGGGTAGCTCAAATATGTCATGATGCTGTTGGTAAAGCAATTGGTGAAGGGTATGTTGAATTTTCTACAAACTCAGACGTGCAAAAATCCTTAGTGAAAAATGAAACTTCGGTTGGAAAAAATAAGATATCAGTTGAACCTGTTACTAAAACTGAAATGATTGAGAATATGCGGCTGTTAAGACAGTCATTACAACCAGAAACGCCTACTACCCAAGCTGTGTTCTTCTTTGTGAAAGCGGCAAATTTACCAAAGAATGTGTCAACAGGAGAGATAATGAACTTTTTCTCAGGGTACAATCCTGCACCAGAATCTATTAGATTGAATATCGGTGACGGTAGTGAACCTCCAGATTGCAGCACTGCTTTGGTTGGGTTTCGAACACGGGAACAAGCAGAAACAGCGATTGCCTCAACTAATGGGAACCTTCTTAGAAACAAGA
Protein-coding sequences here:
- the LOC123549099 gene encoding uncharacterized protein LOC123549099 isoform X1, which translates into the protein MSVIIRLQGLSWSASAMDIRNFFKGLSIPPGGVRIIGGENGDAFIAFSTDEDARQAMMLTNKPLNDIPVQLFLSSKTEMQNTISQAKDKAPSVSAPAAPAVSTNLASTLLSQQIPSVQQISQAFPAVGQIMGSLGIQQSTQVDQFQSGFNRTVPQVNMSLSSGFLDNSNSNNQQQKIQSKEKSMNQYEQELPGEYAVGGIQGLNKQSDVKSNTQRQLGFGDHLGASYNKNQTDVVNQGFPNTQQNHGSLGPKGNFRGEVYFPQTDFHPPGSHNQPWENSNQQQNLNQNNPNMAFGNKQPFNNQPGNFQGHGKPIYGGQSVTSSQQFGHGKPFQSENTVMSNLQSFPGVRPNFPVNNRPGDPNLMPNKRQSDPNFPQSNRPDVHNYPPSNRPGDPNIPTSNKPSDSNFPPGNRQGDPNLPPSSRPGDPNFPFSKRSGDLSFPSDNKSNESSFLSSGHPTDFPNTQTTGIHFPQRSVPNDVSHLQGSRQSQLNIPPSSRSQTQNLPLVSRQDDSKFLATTLPFDLSFTQASMPNKSTLPPRPRQSASRFSPAIVSSEANNPPVSRISGTNFPQSSQPNDPYSTKSTYSTPGETANKIESGRLSMASKTNVPADKSSGGLILSNKRDEFGRNVPYTGREGNLSDSSRTPTQDEKYDDSRDSSDTRLRDSNRRSSRDRDRSRDRSSRRDSPRDRDRRDRDRGRRDRDDDRRSRRDRDKDRDRDKRPRERDSERYEKSRESKDKDRKTSPARDLNRKARKRSLSPSSKNKNENEKKLQIEKAGQSPVVKRDVTDNKVKSSVGNSSSDSKSVDKTSSLLEKDIEKKASTGAHPLFPVVPLPKSGRGLLGEAPVTLSENVNPGFGNFNPSTSLMSSLNGQKVTGIGGVNAGPLLNTPVEAVPKDFRGYEPSGGFPGPRADIPPSDMGIASQSGFQKRSVDGHSGKGVGEQSQTFEYGHSGGMVGQINRERPFDNRSDFRGSRFTRHAQLDTGMPSADYRELDRDIPHYDQPEFHNNQQHPRFNRGQGGRDGPPSFVDRNQRGFQSPDREGPFRQMGGPPFDDRRSEAFRGPTQGPGPDSTAPPFNERNTHIQGREGRRSLLGDGGMQRDFRGPGYDRFPDGPAFDEGMQRYESLPPDFRGQPQGQYETHGRHFNDRNTNESRVMPSLLDDIPFGNRREFQGRPGRDLPPRREGPQSDFRDEPSFERGRDKEDRKIFEHAGRNDHSFDRRSSGLRSRQGQEDFNGPADFRGHEMDDRHFNREQNESRDKRPPFDNRGREFGGPQGRDFDRMSGNIRGPNMGQQNNRDMHRDNESSYMQSDRDRDRRSFDRDGTSFERERGDFNRRDKYDNRFSGRYEDHADATRDRSNERGRDERNREQHGYKNERDRSTFRDDRKRDNDERRNRGDDNSNDKRSSANDKNELKVSSEKQSENKNEAKPSEKNVDLKENTLASEATKGSALCSVVLENIPVETTYKDIRKLFAGLELPKDGIKILNNNEGKRIGKAFVRFGSQESFKKGLQKDRTRLGNKIMVIKPVPRKEFDNAIDSYLPPDDDDDVAPDLDMCNSLSATLRALKGEPQLKMQKKSVTPNTKDFVVKISLLPEYAKVQHIKSYFEGFGIAKNGEAIVVESSRFKTCTGLGYVEFADESSFKRALNLKKMLDRKTIKLTHGSKKEMNDLMNKMKSETNSKVSDKSADGRKDEKTNTKSEHKEAKESGIESNQAKISDTVKTPKVSKESTVASTEPSKTPPVKLSPACTCLRVRNIPKTMKVFELRSLFEGVGVSVRVAQICHDAVGKAIGEGYVEFSTNSDVQKSLVKNETSVGKNKISVEPVTKTEMIENMRLLRQSLQPETPTTQAVFFFVKAANLPKNVSTGEIMNFFSGYNPAPESIRLNIGDGSEPPDCSTALVGFRTREQAETAIASTNGNLLRNKNVNLTKVDSRR
- the LOC123549099 gene encoding uncharacterized protein LOC123549099 isoform X2, giving the protein MSVIIRLQGLSWSASAMDIRNFFKGLSIPPGGVRIIGGENGDAFIAFSTDEDARQAMMLTNKPLNDIPVQLFLSSKTEMQNTISQAKDKAPSVSAPAAPAVSTNLASTLLSQQIPSVQQISQAFPAVGQIMGSLGIQQSTQVDQFQSGFNRTVPQVNMSLSSGFLDNSNSNNQQQKIQSKEKSMNQYEQELPGEYAVGGIQGLNKQSDVKSNTQRQLGFGDHLGASYNKNQTDVVNQGFPNTQQNHGSLGPKGNFRGEVYFPQTDFHPPGSHNQPWENSNQQQNLNQNNPNMAFGNKQPFNNQPGNFQGHGKPIYGGQSVTSSQQFGHGKPFQSENTVMSNLQSFPGVRPNFPVNNRPGDPNLMPNKRQSDPNFPQSNRPDVHNYPPSNRPGDPNIPTSNKPSDSNFPPGNRQGDPNLPPSSRPGDPNFPFSKRSGDLSFPSDNKSNESSFLSSGHPTDFPNTQTTGIHFPQRSVPNDVSHLQGSRQSQLNIPPSSRSQTQNLPLVSRQDDSKFLATTLPFDLSFTQASMPNKSTLPPRPRQSASRFSPAIVSSEANNPPVSRISGTNFPQSSQPNDPYSTKSTYSTPGETANKIESGRLSMASKTNVPADKSSGGLILSNKRDEFGRNVPYTGREGNLSDSSRTPTQDEKYDDSRDSSDTRLRDSNRRSSRDRDRSRDRSSRRDSPRDRDRRDRDRGRRDRDDDRRSRRDRDKDRDRDKRPRERDSERYEKSRESKDKDRKTSPARDLNRKARKRSLSPSSKNKNENEKKLQIEKAGQSPVVKRDVTDNKVKSSVGNSSSDSKSVDKTSSLLEKDIEKKASTGAHPLFPVVPLPKSGRGLLGEAPVTLSENVNPGFGNFNPSTSLMSSLNGQKVTGIGGVNAGPLLNTPVEAVPKDFRGYEPSGGFPGPRADIPPSDMGIASQSGFQKRSVDGHSGKGVGEQSQTFEYGHSGGMVGQINRERPFDNRSDFRGSRFTRHAQLDTGMPSADYRELDRDIPHYDQPEFHNNQQHPRFNRGQGGRDGPPSFVDRNQRGFQSPDREGPFRQMGGPPFDDRRSEAFRGPTQGPGPDSTAPPFNERNTHIQGREGRRSLLGDGGMQRDFRGPGYDRFPDGPAFDEGMQRYESLPPDFRGQPQGQYETHGRHFNDRNTNESRVMPSLLDDIPFGNRREFQGRPGRDLPPRREGPQSDFRDEPSFERGRDKEDRKIFEHAGRNDHSFDRRSSGLRSRQGQEDFNGPADFRGHEMDDRHFNREQNESRDKRPPFDNRGREFGGPQGRDFDRMSGNIRGPNMGQQNNRDMHRDNESSYMQSDRDRDRRSFDRDGTSFERERGDFNRRDKYDNRFSGRYEDHADATRDRSNERGRDERNREQHGYKNERDRSTFRDDRKRDNDERRNRGDDNSNDKRSSANDKNELKVSSEKQSENKNEAKPSEKNVDLKENTLASEATKGSALCSVVLENIPVETTYKDIRKLFAGLELPKDGIKILNNNEGKRIGKAFVRFGSQESFKKGLQKDRTRLGNKIMVIKPVPRKEFDNAIDSYLPPDDDDDVAPDLDMCNSLSATLRALKGEPQLKMQKKSVTPNTKDFVVKISLLPEYAKVQHIKSYFEGFGIAKNGEAIVVESSRFKTCTGLGYVEFADESSFKRALNLKKMLDRKTIKLTHGSKKEMNDLMNKMKSETNSKVSDKSADGRKDEKTNTKSEHKEAKESGIESNQAKISDTVKTPKVSKESTVASTEPSKTPPVKLSPACTCLRVRNIPKTMKVFELRSLFEGVGVSVRVAQICHDAVGKAIGEGYVEFSTNSDVQKSLVKNETSVGKNKISVEPVTKTEMIENMRLLRQSLQPETPTTQAVFFFVKAANLPKNVSTGEIMNFFSGYNPAPESIRLNIGDGSEPPDCSTALVGFRTREQAETAIASTNGNLLRNKNVNLTKVIL